Proteins from a genomic interval of Echeneis naucrates chromosome 21, fEcheNa1.1, whole genome shotgun sequence:
- the LOC115062167 gene encoding endothelin receptor type B-like gives MWTVALALCLVNVLVRGEAGAQHSDPLAVTELSEIASTGFLILEKQKSNSSIRPVQVAEPKSPHLPMCLESAGVRNTFKYINTVVSLPVFVTGIVGNSALLKIIYQNKCMRSEPNILIASLALGDLIHIVIDIPISTYRLMAEDWPFGLLLCKLVPFIQKTSVGITVLSLCALSVDRYRAVVSRNRIKGSGVSAWTAIEITLIWVISILLASPEVVGFDMITMNYKDKHLRICLLHPMQTSPFMQCYKSVKDWWLFGFYFCMPLAWTIVFYTLMTRKMLKGATRSEHTKQRREVAKTVFCLVIVFALCWLPLYLSRILKATIYDQRDPNRCHLLSAFLVLDYFGITMASLNSCINPIALYIVSKKFKRCFKACLCCWCLPLQAVTHDEVQSVSKSRMQDQASEQSSNIKAHRQTSTPLPEQENALLR, from the exons atgtggACCGTGGCTCTTGCTCTTTGTTTGGTAAATGTTCTCGTCAGAGGAGAGGCCGGTGCTCAACATTCGGACCCGCTCGCTGTTACGGAACTCTCTGAAATAGCCTCCACCGGCTTTTTAATActagaaaaacagaaatccaACAGCTCAATCCGTCCAGTCCAAGTAGCAGAGCCAAAATCACCACACCTTCCTATGTGCTTGGAATCGGCTGGAGTCAGAAACACCTTCAAATACATCAACACAGtggtctctctgcctgtctttgtCACTGGAATAGTGGGGAATTCAGCCCTACTGAAAATCATCTATCAGAACAAATGCATGAGGAGTGAACCCAACATCCTCATTGCGAGTCTTGCTCTGGGCGATCTAATTCACATTGTGATAGACATTCCAATCAGCACATACAGG ctcatGGCAGAAGATTGGCCGTTTGGCTTACTGCTGTGCAAACTTGTTCCCTTCATACAGAAAACCTCTGTTGGAATTACTGTGTTGAGCCTATGTGCTTTGAGTGTTGACAG ATATCGAGCTGTGGTATCTCGGAATCGAATCAAAGGCAGCGGGGTTTCAGCTTGGACAGCTATCGAAATAACTCTGATATGGGTTATTTCTATCCTGCTGGCATCGCCTGAAGTTGTCGGCTTTGATATGATAACAATGAACTATAAAGACAAGCATCTGAGAATATGCCTGCTTCATCCCATGCAAACTAGCCCATTCATGCAG TGCTATAAATCAGTGAAGGACTGGTGGCTCTTTGGCTTCTACTTCTGCATGCCACTGGCTTGGACCATCGTCTTCTACACCCTCATGACCAGGAAGATGCTGAAAGGGGCCACAAGAAGTGAACACACCAAGCAG agACGAGAAGTCGCAAAAACTGTCTTCTGCCTGGTGATTGTGTTTGCACTTTGTTGGCTGCCTCTGTACCTGAGCAGAATTTTGAAGGCCACCATATATGATCAAAGAGATCCTAATAGGTGTCACCTCCTGAG TGCCTTTCTTGTCCTGGACTATTTTGGCATCACCATGGCGTCACTCAACTCCTGCATCAACCCAATCGCATTGTACATAGTCAGCAAAAAATTCAAGAGGTGTTTTAAG GCATGTTTGTGCTGTTGGTGTCTACCTCTTCAAGCTGTTACCCATGACGAAGTGCAGTCTGTTTCAAAATCCAGAATGCAGGATCAAGcctcagagcagagcagcaacatCAAAGCTCACAGGCAGACTTCCACACCTCTGCCTGAGCAGGAGAACGCTTTACTGCGCTaa